The following proteins are encoded in a genomic region of Corylus avellana chromosome ca4, CavTom2PMs-1.0:
- the LOC132178698 gene encoding probable folate-biopterin transporter 8, chloroplastic, whose protein sequence is MIYPSISSQNPFATVMPKFYIFPPKLSLSNSKPILCFRHQNSNIINEPPQPRTRFRNPITVNPGQLYQKKIKKQRAYEERRGVSPAGTRQMLLLCGLGYWVQGFRCFPWLALSFHMAHNLNLSPSTLQLVQNFGNLPMVAKPLYGLFSDALYVGGARRIPFVSIGVLLQILSWGPLALIPLAGESLPTLMACVLLSNLGASITEVAKDALVAEYGQKHRIKGLQSYPFMALAAGGILGNLIGGYFLLKAPSRTMFLVFAVLLSHQLAISVTTREESLGLTQLSNNSLARNSISESIRKQFSDLVTAISEESICRPLAWIVASIAVVPILSGSIFCYQTQCLHLDASVIGMSRVISQLVLLSMAVLYDRYWKKVPMRKLIGAVQILYAFSLLLDLALVKQINLKLGIPNEVFALCFSGLAETLAQFKLLPFAVLLVSLCPQGCEGSLTSFLASALCLSSIISGFLGIGLASILGITSGDYSRLPVGILIQFLAALFPLGWICCIPMSQAVADEERKRGASKRTRRSRRVGRVGFSSVYAYRRERESEPQS, encoded by the exons ATGATTTACCCATCTATTTCTTCTCAAAACCCATTTGCAACAGTGATGCCAAAGTTCTATATTTTCCCACCAAAGCTATCTCTCTCCAACTCCAAGCCCATCCTTTGCTTCCGCCATCAAAACTCCAACATCATCAACGAACCCCCACAACCCAGAACCCGTTTCAGAAATCCCATCACGGTGAACCCAGGTCAATTATATcagaagaaaatcaagaaacagAGAGCATATGAGGAGAGAAGAGGCGTTTCCCCAGCGGGTACCCGGCAAATGTTGCTTTTGTGTGGACTTGGGTATTGGGTACAGGGTTTCAGGTGTTTCCCATGGCTTGCTCTTAGCTTCCACATGGCCCACAATCTTAACTTGAGCCCTTCAACATTGCAGCTGGTGCAGAACTTCGGTAACCTCCCTATGGTGGCTAAGCCTCTGTATGGATTGTTTTCTGATGCTTTATATGTTGGTGGCGCTCGAAGAATACCTTTTGTTTCCATTGGAG TTCTTTTGCAGATTTTGTCTTGGGGACCATTAGCACTGATCCCTCTTGCTGGTGAATCACTTCCAACCCTTATGGCTTGTGTTCTTCTCAGTAACCTTGGAGCATCCATTACAGAAGTCGCAAAAGATGCTCTTGTTGCAGAGTATGGCCAAAAACACAGAATCAAGGGCCTTCAGTCTTATCCATTCATGGCTTTAGCTGCTGGTGGAATCCTAGGAAACTTAATAGGTGGATACTTCTTACTGAAAGCACCATCTAGAACCATGTTTCTTGTGTTTGCAGTTCTACTTTCTCATCAACTGGCAATTTCGGTGACAACAAGAGAGGAATCTCTCGGTTTAACACAGCTGTCAAATAACAGTCTTGCAAGGAATTCTATCTCAGAAAGTATCAGAAAACAGTTCTCTGATCTTGTGACTGCTATTAGTGAAGAGAGCATCTGCCGCCCCCTTGCTTGGATTGTAGCTTCTATTGCTGTTGTCCCAATTCTTTCAGGTTCTATCTTTTGCTATCAAACACAGTGTCTACATCTTGATGCTTCAGTCATTGGGATGTCTCGAGTTATTAGCCAGTTGGTGCTTCTTTCAATGGCTGTACTTTATGATCGTTATTGGAAAAAAGTTCCCATGAGGAAACTGATTGGTGCGGTGCAGATTTTGTATgctttttcccttcttcttgACCTTGCTCTAGTAAAACAGATTAATCTTAAATTAGGGATTCCCAACGAGGTGTTTGCTCTCTGTTTTTCGGGTTTAGCAGAAACTCTTGCGCAATTTAAGCTTCTTCCTTTTGCGGTGCTATTAGTGAGTTTATGTCCTCAGGGTTGTGAAGGATCTCTCACTTCTTTCTTAGCATCAGCCCTCTGTTTATCATCGATAATAAGTGGATTTTTGGGTATTGGATTGGCTTCTATTCTTGGAATAACATCTGGGGATTACTCAAGGCTGCCTGTGGGAATTTTGATTCAGTTCCTTGCAGCTTTATTTCCTTTAGGATGGATTTGTTGCATACCCATGTCACAAGCTGTTGCTGACGAGGAAAGGAAGAGAGGTGCAAGTAAAAGAACTCGAAGAAGTAGAAGGGTAGGAAGAGTAGGTTTTAGTTCAGTTTATGCTTACCGGCGTGAAAGAGAATCCGAGCCACAGAGTTAA